A region from the Oncorhynchus clarkii lewisi isolate Uvic-CL-2024 chromosome 8, UVic_Ocla_1.0, whole genome shotgun sequence genome encodes:
- the LOC139415252 gene encoding lysosomal enzyme trafficking factor has protein sequence MMNFRQRMGWIGVGLYLLASVAVVYYVFEIDQTYNRLTLEHVERVAQEQRPLPGDNTPPAASSGPPSSLPTWTQSLKTRLLLLPFWVWVTIFLVPYLQVFLFLYSCTRADPKTVGYCILPICLAVLCNRHQTFAKASNQISRLQLIDT, from the coding sequence ATGATGAACTTCCGTCAGCGGATGGGATGGATCGGCGTGGGGCTGTACCTTCTGGCTAGCGTGGCTGTCGTCTACTATGTCTTTGAGATCGACCAGACATACAACCGTCTCACCCTGGAGCACGTGGAGCGGGTGGCTCAGGAACAGCGACCTCTGCCAGGGGACAACACGCCTCCCGCCGCATCCTCTGGGCCCCCATCCTCACTGCCCACCTGGACCCAGAGTCTCAAAACTCGCCTGCTCCTCTTGCCCTTCTGGGTGTGGGTCACCATCTTCCTCGTGCCCTACCTTCAGGTGTTCCTCTTCCTCTACTCGTGCACGCGCGCTGACCCCAAGACGGTGGGCTACTGCATCCTGCCCATATGCCTGGCGGTACTCTGCAACCGCCACCAGACCTTTGCCAAGGCGTCCAATCAGATCAGCCGGCTGCAGCTGATTGACACCTAA